The region GTGATAAAGTTTGAAAGGTTACATATGCAAACTAATGCTTGTAAAATATATGAGTTTGAAGAGAATCACAACCACCCCCTATAGactaaagaagaaagacggtatTCCAAACGTGCACGACGACTTAGTTATAAAGACAAGGAGTTTATAGTGCGTTCTTTAACATCTAACATTGGTGCAACAAAGGCACAAAAGTTACAAGCTAGTTTGCAAGGAGGTTATGAAAACGTTGGCCCTGAAGCAATTGATTATAAAAATTTTAGAAGGAAGATGGGAAACATTATAGGTGACAAGGATGCACAACTGGTTGTTGACAAAATGAACATGAGGAAAGATGAGTTACATAACTACACATTTGAGTATAAATGTGTTGATAGTGTGTTAAACGCAATGTTTTGGGTGGATGAAACCGATAAGTTATATTACAAGGAGTTTGGAGATGTGATCTCATTTGATGCTACATTTCGAACAAATAAGTATGCTCTTATACttattatacattttttttctttaaatatgaATATTGATGTTTTTTGAGTTTATAATCAATGTTGAATTTGTTTTTAATTACCTTTTTGATACAGATATGGAATGATTTTTGTGCCATTTACAGCCATTGATAACCACAAACGTTCAATAAACATTGGAGCAGGTTTGTTAAGCAACGAGTCAATAGAATCTTATCGTTGGTTGCTCGAAGCTTTTTTGAAAGCACATGTAAAACACCCTCAATTAGTGTTAACAGACCAAGATCCAACAATTCTACAGGACGTTGAAGCAATATTTCCTACTTCTAATCATCGTTTATGTATGTGGCACATTATGAAAAAACTACAAGCCAAGGTGTGTATATTTTGGTTTAAGTTAACACGCAACATGTTTTATTCAGCAATGATTTACACAGTTTACATATTTTTAAAAACGATTAGCATACATATTGTTTATTCATAGTTAATCTtataaatttctattttttttaggtTTCA is a window of Lactuca sativa cultivar Salinas chromosome 1, Lsat_Salinas_v11, whole genome shotgun sequence DNA encoding:
- the LOC128132156 gene encoding protein FAR1-RELATED SEQUENCE 5-like, with protein sequence MIFVPFTAIDNHKRSINIGAGLLSNESIESYRWLLEAFLKAHVKHPQLVLTDQDPTILQDVEAIFPTSNHRLCMWHIMKKLQAKVSADFLKNTDFRKRFTKLVWNVYIEPEVFESRWKLLMRKFKLQD